The following coding sequences are from one Sciurus carolinensis chromosome 11, mSciCar1.2, whole genome shotgun sequence window:
- the Slc35c1 gene encoding GDP-fucose transporter 1 isoform X1, producing MGARGWWSPSRKGAKLQHAGKPSVAPLKRSRILHMALNGASDPSGEAEAGSGEKPFLLRALQIALVVSLYWVTSISMVFLNKYLLDSPSLRLDAPIFVTFYQCLVTTLLCKGLSALATCCPGAVDFPTLRLDLRVARSVLPLSVVFIGMITFNNLCLKYVGVAFYNVGRSLTTVFNVLLSYLLLKQTTSFYALLTCGIIIGGFWLGVDQEGAEGTLSWVGTVFGVLASLCVSLNAIYTKKVLPAVDGSVWRLTFYNNANACALFLPLLLLLGEHRALLDFAQRDSAHFWGMMTLGGLFGFAIGYVTGLQIKFTSPLTHNVSGTAKACAQTVLAVLYFEETKSFLWWTSNMMVLCGSSAYTWVRGREMKSQEDPSPREGDKSTVGV from the exons ATGGGAGCGAGAGGGTGGTGGAGCCCTTCCAGGAAGGGGGCGAAGCTCCAGCACGCAGGAAAACCTTCCGT GGCCCCCCTGAAGCGGTCCAGGATCCTGCACATGGCGCTGAACGGTGCTTCTGACCCCtctggagaggcagaggcaggcagtGGGGAGAAGCCCTTTCTGCTGCGGGCACTGCAGATCGCTCTGGTGGTCTCTCTCTACTGGGTCACTTCCATCTCCATGGTATTCCTCAACAAGTACCTGCTGGACAGCCCCTCCCTGCGGCTGGACGCCCCCATCTTCGTCACCTTCTACCAGTGCCTGGTGACCACGCTGCTGTGCAAGGGCCTCAGCGCGCTGGCCACCTGCTGCCCTGGTGCTGTGGACTTTCCCACGCTGCGCCTGGACCTCCGGGTGGCGCGCAGCGTCCTGCCACTGTCCGTGGTCTTCATCGGCATGATCACCTTCAATAACCTCTGCCTCAAGTATGTGGGCGTGGCCTTCTACAACGTGGGCCGCTCTCTCACCACCGTCTTCAACGTGCTGCTGTCCTACCTGCTCCTCAAGCAGACCACCTCCTTCTACGCCTTGCTCACCTGCGGCATCATCATTG GCGGCTTCTGGCTGGGTGTGGACCAGGAGGGCGCCGAGGGCACCCTGTCTTGGGTGGGCACCGTCTTTGGGGTGCTGGCCAGCCTCTGTGTCTCGCTGAATGCCATCTACACCAAGAAGGTGCTCCCGGCGGTGGACGGCAGCGTGTGGCGCCTGACCTTCTACAACAACGCCAACGCCTGCGCCCTCTTCCTGccgctgctcctgctgctgggcGAGCACCGGGCCCTGCTGGACTTCGCCCAGCGGGACAGCGCCCACTTCTGGGGCATGATGACGCTGGGCGGCCTGTTTGGCTTCGCCATCGGCTACGTGACAGGGCTGCAGATCAAGTTCACCAGCCCCCTGACCCACAACGTGTCAGGCACAGCCAAGGCCTGTGCCCAGACGGTGCTGGCCGTCCTCTACTTCGAAGAGACCAAGAGCTTCCTCTGGTGGACCAGCAACATGATGGTGCTGTGCGGCTCCTCCGCCTACACCTGGGTCCGGGGCCGGGAGATGAAGAGCCAGGaggaccccagccccagagaggGCGACAAGAGCACCGTGGGGGTGTGA
- the Slc35c1 gene encoding GDP-fucose transporter 1 isoform X3 yields MALNGASDPSGEAEAGSGEKPFLLRALQIALVVSLYWVTSISMVFLNKYLLDSPSLRLDAPIFVTFYQCLVTTLLCKGLSALATCCPGAVDFPTLRLDLRVARSVLPLSVVFIGMITFNNLCLKYVGVAFYNVGRSLTTVFNVLLSYLLLKQTTSFYALLTCGIIIGGFWLGVDQEGAEGTLSWVGTVFGVLASLCVSLNAIYTKKVLPAVDGSVWRLTFYNNANACALFLPLLLLLGEHRALLDFAQRDSAHFWGMMTLGGLFGFAIGYVTGLQIKFTSPLTHNVSGTAKACAQTVLAVLYFEETKSFLWWTSNMMVLCGSSAYTWVRGREMKSQEDPSPREGDKSTVGV; encoded by the exons ATGGCGCTGAACGGTGCTTCTGACCCCtctggagaggcagaggcaggcagtGGGGAGAAGCCCTTTCTGCTGCGGGCACTGCAGATCGCTCTGGTGGTCTCTCTCTACTGGGTCACTTCCATCTCCATGGTATTCCTCAACAAGTACCTGCTGGACAGCCCCTCCCTGCGGCTGGACGCCCCCATCTTCGTCACCTTCTACCAGTGCCTGGTGACCACGCTGCTGTGCAAGGGCCTCAGCGCGCTGGCCACCTGCTGCCCTGGTGCTGTGGACTTTCCCACGCTGCGCCTGGACCTCCGGGTGGCGCGCAGCGTCCTGCCACTGTCCGTGGTCTTCATCGGCATGATCACCTTCAATAACCTCTGCCTCAAGTATGTGGGCGTGGCCTTCTACAACGTGGGCCGCTCTCTCACCACCGTCTTCAACGTGCTGCTGTCCTACCTGCTCCTCAAGCAGACCACCTCCTTCTACGCCTTGCTCACCTGCGGCATCATCATTG GCGGCTTCTGGCTGGGTGTGGACCAGGAGGGCGCCGAGGGCACCCTGTCTTGGGTGGGCACCGTCTTTGGGGTGCTGGCCAGCCTCTGTGTCTCGCTGAATGCCATCTACACCAAGAAGGTGCTCCCGGCGGTGGACGGCAGCGTGTGGCGCCTGACCTTCTACAACAACGCCAACGCCTGCGCCCTCTTCCTGccgctgctcctgctgctgggcGAGCACCGGGCCCTGCTGGACTTCGCCCAGCGGGACAGCGCCCACTTCTGGGGCATGATGACGCTGGGCGGCCTGTTTGGCTTCGCCATCGGCTACGTGACAGGGCTGCAGATCAAGTTCACCAGCCCCCTGACCCACAACGTGTCAGGCACAGCCAAGGCCTGTGCCCAGACGGTGCTGGCCGTCCTCTACTTCGAAGAGACCAAGAGCTTCCTCTGGTGGACCAGCAACATGATGGTGCTGTGCGGCTCCTCCGCCTACACCTGGGTCCGGGGCCGGGAGATGAAGAGCCAGGaggaccccagccccagagaggGCGACAAGAGCACCGTGGGGGTGTGA
- the Slc35c1 gene encoding GDP-fucose transporter 1 isoform X2 — MNRAPLKRSRILHMALNGASDPSGEAEAGSGEKPFLLRALQIALVVSLYWVTSISMVFLNKYLLDSPSLRLDAPIFVTFYQCLVTTLLCKGLSALATCCPGAVDFPTLRLDLRVARSVLPLSVVFIGMITFNNLCLKYVGVAFYNVGRSLTTVFNVLLSYLLLKQTTSFYALLTCGIIIGGFWLGVDQEGAEGTLSWVGTVFGVLASLCVSLNAIYTKKVLPAVDGSVWRLTFYNNANACALFLPLLLLLGEHRALLDFAQRDSAHFWGMMTLGGLFGFAIGYVTGLQIKFTSPLTHNVSGTAKACAQTVLAVLYFEETKSFLWWTSNMMVLCGSSAYTWVRGREMKSQEDPSPREGDKSTVGV; from the exons ATGAACAGGGCCCCCCTGAAGCGGTCCAGGATCCTGCACATGGCGCTGAACGGTGCTTCTGACCCCtctggagaggcagaggcaggcagtGGGGAGAAGCCCTTTCTGCTGCGGGCACTGCAGATCGCTCTGGTGGTCTCTCTCTACTGGGTCACTTCCATCTCCATGGTATTCCTCAACAAGTACCTGCTGGACAGCCCCTCCCTGCGGCTGGACGCCCCCATCTTCGTCACCTTCTACCAGTGCCTGGTGACCACGCTGCTGTGCAAGGGCCTCAGCGCGCTGGCCACCTGCTGCCCTGGTGCTGTGGACTTTCCCACGCTGCGCCTGGACCTCCGGGTGGCGCGCAGCGTCCTGCCACTGTCCGTGGTCTTCATCGGCATGATCACCTTCAATAACCTCTGCCTCAAGTATGTGGGCGTGGCCTTCTACAACGTGGGCCGCTCTCTCACCACCGTCTTCAACGTGCTGCTGTCCTACCTGCTCCTCAAGCAGACCACCTCCTTCTACGCCTTGCTCACCTGCGGCATCATCATTG GCGGCTTCTGGCTGGGTGTGGACCAGGAGGGCGCCGAGGGCACCCTGTCTTGGGTGGGCACCGTCTTTGGGGTGCTGGCCAGCCTCTGTGTCTCGCTGAATGCCATCTACACCAAGAAGGTGCTCCCGGCGGTGGACGGCAGCGTGTGGCGCCTGACCTTCTACAACAACGCCAACGCCTGCGCCCTCTTCCTGccgctgctcctgctgctgggcGAGCACCGGGCCCTGCTGGACTTCGCCCAGCGGGACAGCGCCCACTTCTGGGGCATGATGACGCTGGGCGGCCTGTTTGGCTTCGCCATCGGCTACGTGACAGGGCTGCAGATCAAGTTCACCAGCCCCCTGACCCACAACGTGTCAGGCACAGCCAAGGCCTGTGCCCAGACGGTGCTGGCCGTCCTCTACTTCGAAGAGACCAAGAGCTTCCTCTGGTGGACCAGCAACATGATGGTGCTGTGCGGCTCCTCCGCCTACACCTGGGTCCGGGGCCGGGAGATGAAGAGCCAGGaggaccccagccccagagaggGCGACAAGAGCACCGTGGGGGTGTGA